One window of the Ramlibacter henchirensis genome contains the following:
- a CDS encoding NAD-dependent succinate-semialdehyde dehydrogenase, which produces MKHLLSDPELFRAAAFVGGEWISASPHGTYTLRNPADDTHLVDLPRFKEAETANAIEVAHKAFLVWRQTTAKHRSQVLQRWYELMIQHRDDLATVITLEEGKPVAEAKVEIDYAASFVQWFAEEAKRVRGDVIPAPRDTARIVVLKEPIGVCAAITPWNFPAAMITRKAGPALAAGCSMVVKPASQTPLTALALAELARRAGVPPGVFNVVTGNDTRAIGNQLTTHPLVRKITFTGSTEVGRVLLAQAAATIKKCSMELGGNAPFIIFDDADLDAAADGVVAAKFRNTGQACISANRVLVQAGVYDVFAAKLVERVAKLRVGNGLEPGVQLGPLVDDAAVAKVEQHIADARAAGATVLHGGKRHALGGRFFEPTVIAGATTHMAVAREETFGPVAPLFRFERDEDAFAVANATEFGLAAYLYSRDAARIWRASSAIESGMIGINCGLISNEVAPFGGVKQSGLGREGSHYGIEEFLETKYLCWDGLAPAFS; this is translated from the coding sequence ATGAAACACCTCCTCAGCGATCCCGAGCTGTTCCGCGCCGCCGCGTTCGTTGGCGGAGAGTGGATTTCAGCCTCGCCGCACGGCACATACACCCTCCGCAATCCGGCCGACGATACGCACCTTGTCGACCTGCCGCGCTTCAAGGAAGCTGAAACCGCGAACGCGATCGAGGTCGCGCACAAGGCTTTCCTGGTTTGGCGCCAGACCACGGCCAAGCACCGTTCCCAGGTGCTGCAGCGCTGGTACGAACTGATGATCCAGCATCGCGACGATCTGGCGACGGTGATCACGCTGGAAGAGGGCAAGCCGGTGGCCGAAGCAAAGGTGGAGATCGACTATGCGGCTTCCTTCGTGCAATGGTTCGCGGAGGAAGCCAAGCGCGTGCGCGGCGACGTCATTCCCGCTCCGCGCGACACGGCGCGCATCGTGGTGCTGAAGGAGCCGATCGGTGTCTGCGCCGCCATCACGCCCTGGAACTTCCCTGCGGCCATGATCACGCGCAAGGCAGGCCCGGCACTGGCGGCGGGTTGCAGCATGGTGGTGAAGCCTGCGAGCCAGACGCCGCTGACCGCGCTGGCACTGGCGGAACTCGCCCGTCGAGCGGGCGTGCCCCCCGGCGTCTTCAACGTCGTGACGGGCAACGACACACGCGCGATCGGCAACCAGCTCACGACGCATCCGCTGGTGCGCAAGATCACCTTCACCGGGTCCACCGAAGTGGGCCGCGTGCTGCTGGCCCAGGCCGCAGCAACGATCAAGAAGTGTTCCATGGAGCTGGGGGGCAATGCGCCCTTCATCATCTTCGACGATGCGGACCTGGACGCAGCCGCCGACGGCGTGGTGGCCGCCAAGTTCCGCAACACCGGGCAGGCCTGCATCAGTGCCAATCGCGTGCTGGTCCAGGCGGGCGTCTACGACGTCTTCGCCGCCAAGCTCGTGGAGCGAGTGGCGAAGCTGCGCGTCGGCAACGGCCTCGAACCGGGCGTGCAGCTGGGGCCGCTCGTCGACGACGCGGCGGTCGCCAAGGTGGAGCAGCACATCGCCGATGCCAGGGCCGCAGGGGCCACTGTGCTGCACGGCGGCAAGCGCCACGCCTTGGGTGGCCGGTTCTTCGAGCCCACGGTGATCGCCGGCGCCACCACGCACATGGCGGTGGCCCGGGAGGAAACCTTCGGGCCCGTAGCGCCCCTGTTCCGGTTCGAGCGCGACGAGGATGCCTTCGCGGTCGCCAACGCGACGGAGTTTGGTCTCGCTGCCTACTTGTACAGCCGCGACGCCGCGCGCATCTGGCGCGCGTCTTCTGCCATCGAGTCCGGGATGATCGGCATCAACTGCGGACTGATCTCCAACGAAGTTGCCCCATTCGGCGGCGTGAAGCAGAGCGGGTTGGGACGCGAAGGCTCTCACTACGGCATCGAGGAGTTCCTCGAGACGAAGTAT
- a CDS encoding ornithine cyclodeaminase family protein, whose protein sequence is MSSSHLNPPTTSAADAPRFVSCETAAAVFQWLPAIRALQETYARTQGPLAVPRRTIAAGQAERASLRTMTAVPPGSRYYGAKLMGMAFGPAGRQLEYVVVLFDATTGSLAAILDGNLVTAYRTAATSAAALDRMAPPGAARLAVLGSGLEARMHTLAIASVRELNEITVYSPTPAKRAAFAQEMRTQLGVNVRAVDSPAEAVGGADIALAAARSYGEKPILQGAWLKAHATVVSIGSTLPDQREVDSSVVARAGLIVCDNVEEVLEESGDMLAARQDGVDPGAKCFSLNDLMSGKVGRAGGLAMYKSVGSGLQDVVVAGMILDLARSAGSAEPLPIWFEPKRIG, encoded by the coding sequence ATGAGCTCCTCACACCTGAATCCGCCCACGACATCCGCAGCCGACGCGCCCCGGTTCGTCTCTTGCGAAACGGCGGCCGCCGTCTTCCAGTGGCTGCCCGCGATCCGGGCCCTGCAGGAGACCTACGCACGCACGCAAGGGCCCCTTGCCGTTCCCCGGCGCACGATCGCCGCAGGGCAGGCGGAGCGCGCTTCGCTTCGGACGATGACCGCAGTGCCGCCGGGATCGCGTTACTACGGCGCCAAGTTGATGGGCATGGCGTTCGGGCCTGCTGGTCGGCAGCTCGAATACGTGGTCGTCCTCTTCGACGCCACGACAGGATCGCTCGCTGCGATCCTGGACGGGAATCTGGTCACCGCCTATCGCACTGCGGCGACGTCCGCGGCCGCCCTGGACCGGATGGCACCGCCGGGAGCTGCCCGCCTTGCAGTGCTGGGCAGCGGCCTTGAGGCCCGCATGCACACGCTGGCGATTGCCTCGGTGCGCGAGCTCAACGAGATCACGGTCTACAGCCCGACGCCGGCCAAGCGCGCCGCGTTTGCGCAGGAGATGCGAACACAGTTGGGAGTCAACGTGCGCGCGGTCGATTCTCCCGCCGAGGCAGTCGGCGGAGCCGACATCGCGCTGGCGGCAGCGCGTTCCTACGGGGAAAAGCCGATCCTGCAGGGTGCATGGCTGAAAGCCCACGCTACCGTCGTGTCGATCGGATCGACCCTCCCCGACCAACGGGAAGTCGACAGCAGTGTGGTGGCGCGCGCGGGCCTCATCGTCTGCGACAACGTCGAGGAAGTGCTGGAGGAATCCGGCGACATGCTTGCCGCGCGGCAAGACGGTGTGGACCCCGGCGCGAAGTGCTTCAGCCTCAACGACCTGATGTCCGGCAAGGTGGGCCGCGCCGGCGGGCTCGCCATGTACAAGTCGGTGGGCTCCGGCCTGCAGGACGTGGTCGTCGCGGGAATGATCCTCGACCTCGCCCGGTCCGCCGGATCGGCCGAGCCTCTCCCTATCTGGTTTGAACCGAAGCGCATCGGCTGA
- a CDS encoding Bug family tripartite tricarboxylate transporter substrate binding protein codes for MTLLARRAFLGGVGCFLLSSTRAADVLRVVVPYAAGGITDIGARVICEQLGNVLGQPVIVENRPGGGTRIGTSAVFAAKPDGNTVLLTNIAYSILPLVDPSVKYDALTAAAPVGIASVYPIAIVVNASLPVKTLREFVEYARKNPGKLSYGSAGPGSGAHLGGELFKSLTRTHLVHIPYRSTSAALLEVAAGRVDLTFDATAFELARTGKVKILAVSGTQRDPRMPDIPTVAEAGLKGMETNSWLGLFAPLGTPQPVIDRLNQALSVALQNDGLKARFRELGMVPTSGPPTALTDQVRHDTDLYRRVINEARLKFE; via the coding sequence ATGACACTTCTCGCTCGTCGTGCATTTCTTGGCGGCGTAGGCTGCTTCCTGCTTTCCTCCACGCGCGCCGCCGACGTGCTGCGCGTGGTCGTGCCCTATGCGGCGGGCGGCATCACCGACATCGGAGCCCGCGTCATCTGCGAACAACTCGGGAATGTCTTGGGGCAACCGGTGATCGTGGAGAACCGGCCCGGGGGAGGGACCCGGATCGGGACATCCGCCGTTTTCGCAGCGAAGCCGGATGGCAACACGGTGCTGCTCACCAACATCGCCTACAGCATCCTTCCGCTGGTGGATCCGTCGGTGAAGTACGACGCGCTCACGGCGGCCGCACCGGTTGGCATCGCATCCGTGTACCCGATCGCGATCGTCGTCAACGCGTCGCTGCCGGTGAAAACGCTGCGCGAGTTCGTCGAGTACGCCAGGAAGAATCCAGGCAAGCTGAGTTATGGCAGCGCCGGGCCGGGCAGTGGCGCGCACCTGGGCGGCGAACTTTTCAAGTCCCTGACCCGCACTCACCTCGTCCACATTCCTTATCGGTCGACGTCCGCCGCGCTTCTCGAGGTCGCGGCGGGTCGGGTAGACCTGACTTTCGACGCGACCGCGTTCGAGCTCGCCAGGACCGGAAAGGTGAAGATCCTTGCCGTTTCGGGCACACAGCGGGACCCGCGCATGCCCGACATCCCCACCGTCGCCGAGGCGGGCCTGAAAGGCATGGAGACGAACTCCTGGCTGGGCCTGTTCGCACCTCTGGGCACGCCGCAGCCCGTGATCGACCGCCTGAACCAGGCGCTGAGTGTCGCTTTGCAGAACGACGGGCTGAAAGCGCGTTTCCGGGAACTCGGGATGGTCCCCACGTCCGGGCCACCGACTGCACTGACCGATCAGGTGCGCCACGACACCGACCTTTACCGACGCGTCATCAACGAAGCCAGGCTGAAATTCGAATGA
- a CDS encoding dihydrodipicolinate synthase family protein, which translates to MLPYKRADARAWARENLIGCSAVTIPSYSADLKRLNERGIRHDVAMAKELGFKHTLLCAEVAITPEENAQFTAWAADTAGAGFGLFFHAAFNTLAENIEAVKLAEAAGATMVLLSYPAQFWPTTEQQVYDYTKQLCDATNLAVMLFPLPAWGFERIHPAGMPVPLVRRLLDACPNIVAIKSEQGFPLPAGICEMYHHFRDEVVISCPIEGDAIPLMSVMKMQFSGTSNTQWMSHYYPRAFELARKGEWEKAMQMYWKVNPARGANGAATQAYIAGTNVLNRTMWKYQDWLAGFNGGPLRAPAMRIPDRFMKMLRQGLVASELPVTTDPDQAFMVGRHPC; encoded by the coding sequence ATGCTTCCTTACAAGCGCGCAGATGCCCGGGCCTGGGCCCGTGAAAACCTGATCGGCTGCTCGGCCGTGACGATCCCCAGCTACTCGGCCGACCTCAAGCGGTTGAACGAGCGCGGCATCCGCCATGACGTGGCGATGGCCAAGGAGCTCGGATTCAAGCACACGCTTTTGTGCGCGGAAGTGGCGATCACGCCCGAGGAGAACGCGCAGTTCACCGCGTGGGCGGCCGACACCGCCGGCGCGGGATTCGGCCTCTTCTTCCACGCCGCCTTCAACACGCTGGCGGAGAACATCGAGGCGGTGAAGCTGGCGGAAGCGGCCGGCGCCACCATGGTCCTGCTGTCGTACCCCGCGCAGTTCTGGCCGACGACGGAGCAGCAGGTGTATGACTACACGAAGCAGCTCTGTGATGCAACCAACCTGGCGGTGATGCTCTTCCCGCTGCCCGCGTGGGGCTTCGAGCGCATTCACCCCGCGGGCATGCCGGTGCCGCTCGTGCGGCGGCTGCTCGACGCCTGCCCGAACATCGTCGCGATCAAGTCCGAGCAGGGCTTCCCGCTTCCGGCCGGCATCTGCGAGATGTACCACCACTTCCGGGACGAAGTGGTCATCAGCTGCCCCATCGAAGGCGACGCCATCCCGCTCATGAGCGTGATGAAGATGCAGTTCTCCGGCACCAGCAACACGCAGTGGATGAGCCACTACTACCCGCGTGCCTTCGAACTCGCCCGCAAGGGGGAGTGGGAGAAGGCCATGCAGATGTACTGGAAGGTCAATCCGGCACGCGGTGCCAACGGGGCGGCCACGCAGGCCTACATCGCCGGCACCAACGTCCTGAACCGCACCATGTGGAAGTACCAGGACTGGCTGGCCGGCTTCAACGGCGGTCCGCTGCGTGCGCCGGCCATGCGCATTCCCGATCGCTTCATGAAGATGCTTCGGCAGGGGCTGGTGGCATCCGAGCTTCCCGTGACCACCGATCCGGATCAGGCGTTCATGGTCGGGCGTCATCCCTGCTGA
- a CDS encoding LysR family transcriptional regulator, which yields MKPIIDAGWHHFVKVAELGSISRAALAADVPQSVVSRHISLIEGDVGSPLFRRTGRGVVLTELGQQLYPRIKQLIAETQSLADEMRASRGVPVGDVRLGLLPSTVPALAGALYQRVLKEYPRVRLHLTEGSSSQLQELLDQGRLDLSLLLRDGGQAAPDEPVLVEGALCLVVASSDPLARRHEIRFEEVGGLPLVLPGEPHPLRERLALLARKHGLSLRIAAEANSIRLQHEIAASAAGYAITAESIAAYDRNRLVAVKIVEPVLARAIVLAVARHRPHTLATREIRALLLSIAPAILAQGDGTTRGFA from the coding sequence GTGAAGCCCATCATCGACGCCGGCTGGCACCACTTCGTCAAAGTGGCGGAGTTGGGTTCCATCTCGCGTGCAGCCCTCGCCGCGGATGTGCCGCAGTCGGTCGTCAGCAGGCACATCTCGCTCATCGAAGGTGACGTGGGCTCCCCCCTGTTTCGCCGGACGGGCCGCGGCGTTGTCCTGACGGAACTCGGGCAGCAGCTGTATCCCCGCATCAAGCAGCTGATCGCCGAGACGCAGAGCCTTGCCGACGAGATGCGCGCGAGCCGCGGAGTGCCCGTGGGCGACGTACGCCTCGGACTCCTGCCATCTACCGTGCCCGCGCTCGCGGGAGCCCTGTACCAGCGTGTACTGAAGGAATATCCGCGCGTGCGGCTGCACCTGACGGAGGGTTCAAGTTCGCAGTTGCAGGAGTTGCTGGATCAGGGTCGCCTCGATCTCTCGCTGCTGCTGCGCGACGGCGGCCAGGCCGCACCCGATGAACCGGTGCTGGTGGAGGGGGCGCTGTGCCTCGTTGTGGCAAGCAGCGACCCGCTGGCACGTCGCCATGAGATCCGCTTCGAGGAAGTCGGGGGCCTGCCGCTGGTTCTCCCCGGCGAACCTCACCCGTTGCGCGAGCGCCTGGCTCTGCTCGCGCGCAAGCACGGGCTGAGCCTGCGGATTGCGGCGGAGGCGAATTCCATCCGCTTGCAGCATGAGATCGCGGCGTCCGCCGCCGGTTATGCGATCACCGCCGAGTCCATCGCTGCGTACGACCGCAACCGGCTCGTCGCGGTGAAGATCGTGGAGCCGGTGCTTGCGCGAGCCATCGTGCTCGCCGTCGCACGCCATCGGCCGCACACGCTGGCGACGCGCGAGATCCGCGCGCTCCTGCTTTCCATCGCACCCGCCATCCTTGCGCAAGGCGATGGCACAACTCGCGGTTTCGCCTGA
- a CDS encoding FAD-dependent monooxygenase — translation MTRVNRVLVVGSGIGGATAAYTLAKAGLETHCIDIQPVRSTVGSGICLLHNTMRALSEIGLAEPCLDSGLRFEVFKQYDATGRPLMSNPTPPGIGIRRPELARILETAASQAGAKMERGLSASAVTDRGDRVEVTFSDGREAAYDLVVAADGAYSKLREQFFGPEHRVWFAGQSAWRFNAPRPPEVDGFCLYRSPDGKRVVGALPTSKETCYLFFLENSAQHLHWPDDQLHILVRERLSAFSAPVVQDALAQVTRPQQVLVRPFDITLVPAPWHRGRVVLLGDSAHSPTPQMTSGGGMAIEDAVVLARCVKEQASVQDALAAYSKRRFERVKTIWDASLQLCKYEQEEVSNPQRSAALLLQTYQYLGQPM, via the coding sequence ATGACCAGAGTGAACCGGGTGCTCGTGGTGGGCAGCGGCATCGGCGGTGCGACTGCGGCCTACACGCTTGCCAAGGCCGGCCTGGAAACGCATTGCATCGACATCCAGCCGGTCCGCTCCACCGTGGGCTCGGGAATCTGCCTGCTGCACAACACGATGCGCGCGTTGTCCGAGATCGGCCTGGCTGAGCCCTGCCTCGACAGCGGCCTGCGGTTCGAGGTGTTCAAGCAGTATGACGCGACGGGGCGGCCGCTCATGTCGAACCCGACTCCGCCCGGCATCGGGATTCGTCGTCCGGAGCTTGCGCGAATCCTCGAGACCGCGGCGAGCCAGGCTGGAGCGAAGATGGAACGCGGCCTCTCGGCGAGCGCCGTCACGGACCGGGGCGATCGGGTGGAAGTCACCTTTTCGGACGGACGTGAGGCGGCCTACGACCTGGTCGTCGCCGCAGACGGTGCCTACTCGAAGCTGCGCGAGCAGTTCTTCGGCCCGGAGCACCGGGTCTGGTTCGCCGGGCAGAGTGCATGGCGCTTCAATGCGCCTCGCCCCCCGGAGGTCGACGGCTTCTGCCTCTATCGATCTCCCGACGGAAAGCGCGTCGTCGGCGCGCTGCCGACCTCGAAGGAAACCTGCTACCTGTTCTTCCTGGAAAACAGTGCCCAGCACCTGCATTGGCCGGACGACCAATTGCACATCCTCGTGCGCGAGCGGCTATCCGCCTTTTCCGCGCCGGTCGTCCAGGATGCACTGGCGCAGGTCACGAGGCCGCAGCAGGTGCTGGTGCGTCCGTTCGACATCACGCTCGTGCCGGCACCGTGGCATCGCGGGCGCGTCGTGCTCCTGGGCGATTCCGCGCATTCACCCACGCCGCAGATGACATCCGGCGGCGGCATGGCGATCGAAGATGCCGTGGTGCTCGCGCGCTGCGTGAAGGAGCAGGCCAGTGTGCAGGACGCACTGGCGGCCTACTCGAAGCGGCGCTTCGAGCGGGTGAAGACGATATGGGACGCGTCGCTGCAGCTGTGCAAGTACGAGCAGGAAGAGGTGTCCAACCCGCAGCGGTCCGCCGCACTCCTGCTGCAGACTTACCAGTACCTGGGCCAGCCCATGTAG
- a CDS encoding MFS transporter, translating to MTSTENLRSRIALMAAHCAGMVDIVALPVWVGTLIARFGFDPQQAGALATLFLLGAVTASLVLAPRFHRLQGRWIVPMAYAAACAAFVACTRTDQFGTLALLHALGGLATGVGLSITHGTVALTSNPHRLFGFMQVAIGVFGIAYMVAAPQVIAAVGGPGLFAVFGAIMLVACVITALAFPNARRAPTEPHVRAPAAGPLPKAAWCAMAGISLMNVTQAMVFSFLERMGADRGFTAPDLHILLIVVGVVNLAPGAIAAFLQHRLDARNVVLAGATAQAALALALVSSTAFPAYAAAGAVFVSAVIFTHIFTFGLLARLDPSGRAVSATPAMMMIGAAVGPILGGTLVKFFGYGAIGWAALAIDVVAFCFYLQLRGRPVPIGAKAA from the coding sequence ATGACTTCGACGGAGAACCTGCGCTCGCGGATCGCCCTCATGGCGGCGCACTGCGCCGGGATGGTGGACATCGTCGCACTGCCTGTCTGGGTGGGTACGCTGATCGCGCGCTTCGGCTTCGACCCACAGCAGGCGGGCGCACTTGCCACGCTGTTCCTTCTCGGCGCGGTGACGGCCAGCCTCGTGCTCGCGCCGCGATTCCACCGCCTGCAGGGACGCTGGATCGTTCCCATGGCTTACGCCGCAGCGTGTGCTGCCTTCGTCGCGTGCACGCGGACCGACCAGTTCGGAACGCTCGCGCTGCTTCATGCGCTGGGCGGCCTGGCGACCGGAGTCGGGCTGAGCATCACGCACGGCACCGTTGCCCTCACGAGCAACCCGCACCGGCTTTTCGGCTTCATGCAAGTCGCGATCGGTGTTTTCGGCATCGCGTACATGGTGGCGGCGCCCCAGGTCATTGCCGCCGTCGGCGGTCCCGGACTCTTCGCAGTCTTCGGCGCAATCATGCTGGTGGCGTGCGTGATCACGGCGCTGGCGTTTCCGAACGCCCGGCGGGCACCGACCGAGCCTCACGTGCGAGCTCCCGCCGCGGGGCCTTTGCCGAAAGCAGCGTGGTGCGCCATGGCGGGCATCAGCCTGATGAACGTCACCCAGGCGATGGTGTTCAGCTTCCTGGAGCGCATGGGGGCCGACCGCGGGTTCACCGCGCCCGACCTCCACATCCTGCTGATCGTGGTCGGCGTGGTGAACCTTGCTCCCGGTGCCATCGCGGCTTTCCTGCAGCACCGGCTCGACGCTCGCAACGTGGTGCTCGCCGGCGCAACGGCCCAGGCCGCCTTGGCCCTTGCGCTCGTGTCGAGCACGGCGTTCCCCGCCTATGCGGCGGCCGGCGCGGTCTTCGTGTCCGCGGTGATCTTCACGCACATCTTCACCTTCGGCCTGCTGGCCAGGCTGGATCCGTCCGGGAGAGCCGTCTCGGCGACGCCCGCCATGATGATGATCGGCGCGGCGGTCGGACCCATCCTCGGCGGCACGCTGGTCAAGTTCTTCGGATACGGCGCCATCGGCTGGGCAGCCCTGGCCATCGACGTGGTGGCGTTCTGCTTCTACCTGCAGCTGCGCGGCCGGCCCGTACCCATCGGCGCAAAGGCGGCGTGA
- a CDS encoding Rieske (2Fe-2S) protein, giving the protein MNPRSSCSSTARSGLRVVRLLRAKRIEDAQVRTYLCSADDLPDGSARGFEPAAVSGHRMFVVRRGDRVEGWLDSCPHVPGAPLAWRKDAYLSADRQSIVCYGHGAVFNIDTGVCTSGPCLGQALTPVPVERDPRGALWAIFPNASN; this is encoded by the coding sequence ATGAATCCCAGATCTTCCTGTTCCAGCACCGCGAGAAGTGGGCTCCGGGTGGTCCGCCTCCTGCGGGCGAAGCGCATTGAAGACGCGCAAGTGCGAACCTACCTCTGCAGCGCTGACGACCTCCCGGACGGGTCGGCGCGCGGGTTTGAACCCGCAGCCGTTTCCGGCCACCGGATGTTCGTTGTCCGTCGCGGCGACCGCGTCGAAGGATGGCTGGACTCCTGCCCGCACGTGCCCGGTGCGCCGCTGGCCTGGCGCAAGGACGCTTACTTGAGCGCGGACCGCCAGTCCATCGTCTGCTACGGGCACGGCGCGGTTTTCAACATCGACACGGGGGTCTGCACGAGCGGGCCCTGTCTCGGGCAGGCGCTGACCCCCGTGCCGGTCGAGCGCGACCCGCGCGGCGCCCTCTGGGCGATTTTCCCGAACGCTTCCAACTGA
- a CDS encoding VOC family protein → MNILGPDSLVFGVDDVPACVQYFTDFGLAPVGVSETGGRFEAVDGTSIVIARRDDPSLPPPMETGTMLRKTIYGVADRRTLDAIAVELGRDREVKRLPDGSIEACDDMGFVLGFQVSVRRKIDVPGEAVNTPGNKPGRGPNMLGASANAEFRPLTLSHVVYFVPDQERASKFYMDRLGFRCTDRFTGAGSFLRPAGTLDHHTLFLIQTPPFMKGVEHFTFHVSGPTAVLQCGYRFAAKGYQSFWGPGRHKFGSNWFWYFNSPVGCRVEYDADMDLHDDSWVAREAPMQVDESQIFLFQHREKWAPGGPPPAGEAH, encoded by the coding sequence ATGAACATCCTGGGGCCTGACTCCCTGGTCTTCGGTGTGGACGATGTCCCCGCCTGCGTCCAGTACTTCACCGATTTCGGGCTGGCGCCGGTGGGCGTCAGCGAAACGGGTGGGCGCTTCGAGGCCGTCGACGGCACGTCCATCGTGATCGCGCGGCGGGACGATCCTTCACTGCCGCCCCCGATGGAAACCGGCACGATGCTGCGCAAGACGATCTACGGCGTCGCGGACCGTCGGACGCTCGACGCCATCGCGGTCGAGCTCGGCCGCGACCGCGAGGTCAAGCGGCTGCCCGACGGCTCGATCGAAGCGTGCGACGACATGGGCTTCGTTCTCGGGTTCCAGGTTTCGGTGCGGCGCAAGATCGATGTGCCTGGCGAAGCCGTCAACACGCCCGGCAACAAACCCGGGCGCGGACCCAACATGCTGGGGGCGAGTGCGAACGCGGAGTTCCGGCCGCTGACGCTTTCGCATGTCGTGTACTTCGTGCCCGATCAAGAGCGGGCGTCCAAGTTCTACATGGACCGGCTCGGCTTCCGCTGTACCGACCGGTTCACCGGCGCAGGGTCCTTCCTGCGGCCCGCCGGAACGCTGGACCACCACACCCTGTTCCTGATCCAGACGCCCCCCTTCATGAAGGGCGTGGAGCACTTCACCTTCCACGTCTCGGGGCCGACCGCCGTGCTGCAGTGCGGCTACCGGTTCGCCGCAAAGGGCTACCAGTCCTTCTGGGGCCCGGGACGGCACAAGTTCGGATCCAACTGGTTCTGGTACTTCAACAGCCCGGTGGGATGCCGGGTGGAATACGACGCGGACATGGACCTGCACGACGACAGCTGGGTGGCTCGCGAGGCGCCGATGCAGGTGGATGAATCCCAGATCTTCCTGTTCCAGCACCGCGAGAAGTGGGCTCCGGGTGGTCCGCCTCCTGCGGGCGAAGCGCATTGA
- a CDS encoding Bug family tripartite tricarboxylate transporter substrate binding protein gives MEISRRQALGAGAGMLMTAVAGKALAQDYPNKPVRIIVANPPGSGLDADTRFWAAGLTAALGQSVFVENRPGGATTIGTALAAKASPDGYTLLMGIPSSLCYMSELYTKLPYKPTDFDPISQLTTLRATVVAHPSLPASTASELVALAKSKPGAINAGTVGVGTFQHLLGEWFGALTGTTYKFVPYNTTSPYAALLAGETQVQFDALAASMSNVRAGKLKALAVTGKTRHPLLPNVPTFEELGIRDYDASTWFGLLAPAGTPKPVLDKLASACATVARKPEVAQRYHEYGGEPVGSTPAEFAAYIRAERDKWIPVVKRSGIKLEL, from the coding sequence ATGGAAATCTCGAGAAGACAGGCGCTGGGCGCCGGCGCGGGCATGCTGATGACCGCCGTTGCCGGCAAAGCCCTGGCGCAGGACTATCCCAACAAGCCAGTGCGCATCATCGTCGCGAACCCGCCCGGATCAGGACTCGACGCGGATACGCGCTTCTGGGCCGCCGGACTGACGGCCGCACTCGGGCAGTCGGTGTTCGTCGAAAACCGACCGGGCGGCGCGACGACGATCGGCACGGCGCTCGCCGCCAAGGCGTCTCCCGATGGCTACACGTTGCTGATGGGCATCCCCAGTTCGCTGTGCTACATGTCGGAGCTCTACACGAAGCTGCCGTACAAGCCCACCGACTTCGACCCGATCAGTCAACTCACCACCTTGCGAGCCACGGTCGTCGCACACCCCAGCCTGCCGGCTTCCACCGCCTCCGAGTTGGTCGCGCTGGCCAAGTCCAAGCCCGGGGCCATCAACGCAGGAACAGTCGGAGTCGGCACCTTCCAGCACCTGCTTGGTGAATGGTTCGGTGCGCTCACCGGGACGACCTACAAATTCGTCCCCTACAACACCACCAGCCCTTACGCGGCGCTCCTCGCCGGCGAAACACAAGTCCAGTTCGACGCCCTCGCGGCTTCCATGAGCAATGTCCGCGCGGGCAAGCTGAAGGCGCTCGCCGTCACGGGCAAGACCCGCCATCCGCTCCTGCCGAACGTTCCGACGTTCGAGGAGCTCGGCATCAGGGACTATGACGCCTCGACCTGGTTCGGGCTTCTTGCTCCCGCGGGCACGCCGAAACCGGTGCTCGACAAGCTGGCTTCCGCGTGCGCGACCGTCGCCCGGAAGCCCGAGGTCGCGCAGCGATACCACGAGTACGGTGGCGAGCCGGTCGGCAGCACGCCGGCCGAGTTCGCCGCCTACATCCGCGCCGAACGCGACAAGTGGATTCCAGTGGTCAAGCGCTCCGGGATCAAACTCGAGCTCTGA